The following DNA comes from Vigna radiata var. radiata cultivar VC1973A chromosome 4, Vradiata_ver6, whole genome shotgun sequence.
TCATGATGGTCTCGATCACCCTCATCCTCTCTTTCGGTTCCCTCTTCACCACTTCAACCCGAATCTCGCTCTCAATCTGTGCCAACTCCACCCTCATGGCCGCGATCTTCTTCAGCGTCTTCCTCACCAGAAACCCTCTCAACACCCTTTGAATCTTTATGGCAGAATCGGCTCTGCTGCGCTCTGAACCCACGAAGCGAACAGGAATCGAAACCACCTTAGATGGTGCTTTGTAATACCTTGGCTCAACCATGCCCCAGGGAGTTCTTTCAAAAGAGGTGTTCTTCATCTGCATCAATTTTGAGAATTTTAAGGTTTTTGCTTTTGATTGTGATGAATAAGGTAATAGATAACTGAGATTTTATAACCAGACAGGACAACAGTGGAAAAAATGAAAGTTCCAGAAGTTTCAGGAGAAGAACAATAACTTCTACATAACCATCCAAGTAGAAGAATCCCGAATGTATTTCGTATTCCAACACGTCATCCTTACTCATCCTTACTTTTGCACAAAATAGCacttacttaattttaaaaaaaaaatacatattagttgtttttatttaaatactagtcaatataatatttcaaaaataaaaataaaagattaaaatgtcacttactaatatttaaaaacatttttagtttcCGAAAGTTTAGAAATTTCACATTAGctcctaaattttttttactttttattgctataactttttttcttttagtttgcaCTTGGTTTTAATATATTCCATGTATTGATCTTATTTCAGAATGAAAAACATAGAAACTGCCatgataaaaaattgataaaaggaatctaaaaatattttaaaaattgctttaaaaaattaatacaataagaACGacatgtaaataaatatttttcaaacactAAATACAAAGTTAGTAAACTATCTAGAAATGaaaatatcttcaaatcctaaaaatattaaaaaggttaatatattttcttcaagtGTGCGCACACGTGTGTCTGTAAATTAAAGGGAAATagatgttattttattaaagatgtaatatgaatgaaatttgttttaaaatgaacAAATATACTAGTACTATTTagtatattcttttaaaaaataagtttaattttatctatttttaattaaaattagtgcAAGTGACTTTGATGAGTATAATTTTATTGCATGCATCAGCAAAGagtataaattttaatctatGCATGATTCAAGTagtaaatattataaacatttttggCCCAATCTTACTGTTCGTTCTATGAATGAATCACATAGATAAATATGGCCCAATCTTACTGTTAATCATTACTCCAGGAGTTTAATATGAACTTTGAAAACGGGCCATTTTATGGGGCCCAAACATTGTCAAATCACCTTTTAACTGGGCTGCTAAACCTAGCCGAaacaaaagattataaaataggACCTTTCTTTATGTACCCTCTATTGTTAACTAACTACATTCTAcataaaaagactaaaacatCCTCTCTTATTGTACCAATCACTCTTACTGGTTGTGGaatgattttcatatttttcagaaaaaaaaaatccagaaaTCTCTTTGATAAGAcgaaaattgttattttaaaatttacaaataaaagttatcgaaatgaaataagaaaaagcttaaaataataatttattttcgcCAAACCTTTTGACCTCCATTTTTGACAAACAAGGGTCAAACTTTCGGTTAACTTCATGGCAACGTCCACACAATCTTTGAAATGGAATGATAATGTATAAAGATATTAGaagaatgtttttaatttaattttagtatttttaaaaaagaaatgaatataatattatgtgttaaatgaaagagaagagaatagaagaatgagagagagaaaagaagaaaagcagtGTGATTTCCAAAGCATGCAGTCATTATTCCAAAACGACAATTGATGAAAAAGTTGGGCACGTCAGCATGGTTGCGCCGCCTGAATGAGCAGCACAGCATGCGgtggaaagaaaagaaacaccacgccttcatcttctctcttctctccttTTTCTACTGTGTTTTCAACACCACCAACTGCACCTTTGTCACTGCTTTAGGTGAACAGCCTCTCTCCTATTCCTATCCCtactcttctctcttttctcatctctatcatcatcatcatcatcctcacatACATGCAAACAAAACCCCTCATAGACACTAACATTATTACCGAATGCCTTATGTCAGAAACAACACCAAAAAGGTTGCTTGGTCGACAACAAGGACGCacccttctctctttctttgggTCTCACTCAATCTTGGACAAACATTCATCCGGCTTTACATGCTCACAAATCTGCTATACGTAGATTAGCCATTTGCTTTTTGGTTTTTTCTGCCTACTGTCGTCTGTTTCTATCAATAACACTGCTTTTTCACCTCACACTCTGTCACAAACATGCATGCATTCTTCTCCTCGATCCATTCAGCAGCATTACGGCTATACAATCTATGTATCATGGAAGGTATAAATCACACAACAGTAGACACAACAGACAACACTCCCTCTGAATCAGAGACACGCCCTGCGACAACATCAGACAAATAAAGCACCCCTTCTTCAATTCTTCCACTTTTTTCAACCCTTATAAAACCATGCCTCCTCTTCCCACTTTTCTCATCCAACTCTACTTCAAACACTTGATTCCTTTTCTTACAAGAATAATGCATTACCAAGTGGAGCCTGCTGCTGCTGCATGGAACTACCTCATCAGGGTTCGGACCATGGAAGAAGACCAAATGGAGAGAGTGGTTAGGCTCGCCTCTCAGAGTGCTGTGGTGATTTTCAGTGTAAGTAGCTGTTGCATGTGCCATGCAATGAAGAGGCTCTTCTGTGGCATGGGGGTTAACCCCACTGTTCATGAGCTTGACCAAGACCCCAAAGGAAAAGACATGGAGAGAGCACTGATGAGGCTTCTTGGAAATGGAATCAACACCACTGCTGCAGTTGTTCCTGTCGTCTTCATTGGAGGAAAACTTGTTGGTTCCATGGACAGGGTTTTGGCTTTCCACATCAGTGGCACCCTTGTCCCTCTTCTCAAACAAGCTGGAGCTTTGTGGCTTTGAAACTTCTCAAACAAAACAGCACTGTCTTGTCTTCATTTCTTATTACTCAAGACATTGTTATATCCATACATGAGATTTTATCAGAATTATTACTAGCTGATAGATTGCCTGCAAGGGAACAAGAAAAGTAGgaaaaatcaacctctcaattttcttcatttgcCTTTTGTAGTTTATGGTTTGTGTTGTAGTTTGTATAAAGAAGCACATGTATTATGGAAATGAACAACAAGTTGTTGTGAAACACCATCCTTGACTTTagcttttttatatataaatgtaaactCCTATGACAGATTTCCCAGTTTTCTAACCAGTCTTTCAATTTGTGGGAAAAGTCAATCGATAATTTTAAGTGCATGTCACATGAAAATTTATCTGAGGCCACGCGACAATATCATCTCCCCTAGTGTACCTAGATGTTTGTTCTTTCGAGACCATTATCAGAGAAAGAAGTGAAAAGAGCATCTGTGGAAGGTCTGAGCTTTTATCCATATCTAACTTTGCTTCATTGATGGGAAAAGATTATGATGGTAcaaagtataataatatatatgtctTTCTGAGTGTATGTAATATACTTTTATGTTTATAAAGTCTTTTTATAAGCTGATATCATGGCTCAATGAGTGATATAACCTGCTTTATAGTCTTACTATGATGTTTGTTTTAACTGGTGATTGTGGTTCTCCATGTGAAGGAAATTCGAACATCTGATTACCATATTTTCATATGTTGTGGTGTGTCTGAGTCCATGGCAGATATTTGGGGATACTCTTGTACATTCACTCATTAGAGCAAACAGATAAACTTTGGCTTACTTTTCTGTACTTTGTGCTACTATTTTTGTAGGATATAGGGATATTCAGTCTCCAATGTATCAGAATCATATCTTGAGCTCGATATGCATGTCACAAATCATCATGTCATGTCATCTGTTTAAAACATactttttcatgctttaaaagttttttttttttttcttgatgaaATAATGCAGCAATTTTTTAGCAGATATATTTGGACAATTTTTAGACTCTACATCAAATTGTATCTTCAACACCGTATTCTGTATATAGCACTCTGttactcttctttttctttttttttccttaccaAAAATAGAACTTATACTTCATGCATTTGCAACTTTGAAATCCTATTTTCGCATTCAAACTCTAATGGATACATATATATGTCTACTTGCTAGTTAGATTTAGGTAACCTTTATTTTCAAAGGAAGTTTCATTCAtctttttcttaagaaaaatatttgtaccAAAAGCAGATAGATCAATactattgaaaattttatgttaattagacataaaaatgaacttatataaataaagataaacttTATCTTCCAAATTGTTTTTACATAATTTAGGTTTATTGCTTATTTATTAATAtggtattaaaattatttaaaatttattttaataatatttattgtttattaaatcTTCGATGTTATTCAGATtactcatttaaaatatatataattgaacaTAAAAGactatattacatattttacatgaattaaaaataaagttaggtTAAAAGTTTACatcttaaaacaataatattgaTATCATGAACAAATATTTGAACTAGTGTGCTAGAAAAACAAAAggtctatttataattatagtCCATCTTCATTTAAATGCACATTATTCATACTATCAATCAATCTTTTTCCTTTCAAGGAGGTTAATTTATGACTTAATCTATCAGAATCAAATTAAAGGTTTGAATGTTCCAATGTAAAGAATAGAAAGCAACAGTACTGTTATGTTTTCAAGCTAATCTGAAATCGTTCAACTCCTAGAAAAACTAAGTGTGCAATTTTGcttgaaaataaagtatatataacaggtagtagtagtagtagtatcTTGGAACTGCATAATTGAATATAGTATTATGGTAAACAACATTATAAGGATGTTTTGACGATGAAGATGGAAAGTGTTAAACCATGGGTGGGTGGTGTTCTGGTTCGAAAGGAGAGGGTGCAGGTGCAACCTTGATGCTGCTATTAGCTATATAGAGCATGCCACAACCAGAAAAAATGGCAAAGACAACAAAAGCAAaggaaaatattaagaaaagagCAATGCCAAACGCTGTCCACAGAACTTCTTGCTGTTTTCGAGCTCTGTTATTCATCACAGTTGCAAATTCCATTATGAAATGGATCATTAGAATGAAGCAGAAACAAACCATTAGAAGactgaagaaaagagaaatcaCAAGAATCGCCATTTTTTCTCTCCcattcaacattttttctctctccacaacaaaacaaaatggcCTCAAAAATTATCAGAATATAggcactatatatatatatatatatatatatatatatatatatatatatatatatatatatatatatatatatatatatatatatatagattacaAAATTTTCTCTATAACTATATTTAACACAATTATATTCTTAAagtctaaatttaattatgataataataataatgatagttataattaaatatcagCATTCAGAGATAAATTATCAGTTTGTGACATAATTTCCTAtgaatttttaagaatatttttcattctgAATGATATTTTgtactatttaaaaatatttataagtttagtttttttttaatatagataatactagtaaatttatttaatactagcaatatatatctatatagaGAGAGGTTGACGTATTCagattttcttaatataaataacttttagcTGATATTGAAGGGGTAGGTAATGTTTTCACACCAAAGTCTTTTGGAAAAGCTATATACTGTTTTGGGCTTAGTGTGGTCTATCAAATGTTAAAGCGTCacgaataataaaatatattgtattggaTTTATCTAATGGGAATATAttaatcaagtttttttttaaaaaaaattgaaatttaagatatttagaTCAATTTCTACCTAGTTTTTTCTAtgctagaaaaataaaagtggtatttttacaagtttaatttattttattcatcaatTAAGTTacaaataatttcttatatcacttctaaatttttgtgcaaaaattaattttaatttatataaaactgtatatttttacttttctctcctttatacaaaaaaaaaaagttattaataatcCCAAGGATATGCTTGTAGAAACAAAAATGATACATTAACTCAAAGGAAATTTCCTATCATTTTTATTCAACAGATTAAAAATCCCATTAGTCCCGAAAGGTTAAAAACTGCACATTATCTCAGATTGTGAAGTCGATGTCGGACTTATGCAATTGACTCAGCCGATGTGGGACTTCGTTCAATGCTCAGATTTTAACCAACTTTCAGGTAGTTTGGTCACAGTTCATGGTGTAATACCTTTGGCCACTTGAATTTTCAGCAGTTAGCtgggaaataatatattaaaactgaaaataaattgtagtaaatataagtaatatcataatataaaggGCACTAAAATATCTGTCCGGTATTTTCTATCACcctgtcatttttttattattttacagagaacataattttttgtataataCTTTTTAGGTTTTTTCCAAATAACACTTACATAGTTTATGCagcttaatatattttttgagaccacattatttgatatatttttataataaatttattaaaatatttgggGTTCATATCATTACAATTACATAAtactatagaaaaaaaaaaactaggttGGAGGGGAGCAGATACGTATAATATATCATGACATAAATTCACCACGTTCTAATTCTTATCCATTTCTTGAGGCGGAAAAAAGCAGAACATGAATACCACTGGTATGCATGGCACAATGATTGATTCTTCATCTGGAGAACTTTGAAAAGGTGAATATGGAAGTAGAGATCAAGCTTCGTCTCCCAGACTCAGCCACTCACCAAAAACTCTCCAACCTACTTGCTCCTTTTCACACCAAAACCTTAATCCAAGAAAACATCTTCTTCGATGGCAGAAACAAGGAACTCACTTCCAACCTCGCTGTTCTCCGAATCCGCTTCTACAACCTGGAACAGTGCGTCCTCTCCTTGAAGGCCAAGCCAGTGATCTCGGCCGGAATCAGCCGCATGGAGGAACATGAAGAGCCATTTGACGCTGCACTTGGGCGTGCATGCATTGCTGAACCATGGAGGCTCTTATCAGTGGATTCTTCCACGGTGCTCAAGAGGGTAAGGGATGAGTATGGTGTTGGAGAAAATGGGGTTGTTTGCTTAGGTGGGTTTAGGAATGTGAGGGCTGTGCATGAATGGGAAGGGTTGAAACTGGAACTGGATGAGACCAACTATGATTTTGGGACCAGCTACGAGTTGGAATGTGAGAGTGCTGACCCAGAGTCACATAAGAAACTACTCGAGGAGTTTCTTCAAGAAAATGGAATCAGTTATTCTTATTCTGAAGTTTCAAAATTTGCTGTTTTTCAGTCCAGGAAGCTGCCAGAATTTTGAGAAACCTCGTTAGCAATTATTATTGTTGAGTGCAAGGCGTTGTTCTTTACTTCGTGCATATGCGGTCTATTAACTAAATTACAATGCTCATTATTTCGTACAAAAATATTTAGTGTTTACCAAAGTTAAAAGCACACACACTCTTTACACTCTTAATTGGAATCTGTCCATAGAAGGCTGGCTATTCAAGAGGTAGCCCAATCCTACAATAAGCATAAGCCACAAACCTGTGACTCATAATATTAACAAGATTGTAGATGATAGAGGCGCAGGAGGATTAAGTGTGTTCCGAAGGAACAAGCACTTAATGCCGTTTTCTGCAGTACAAGCTATGGGCACAAATTAACAATTTCCGTGGCAGGTTTCTGTGTGAATCACGCGCACAACCACAAGTGTAAATTGAAATCCAGATTTTATGAAAAGGAAGCCGTGTATCTCTTTCCAAGCTTATAGGTAAAAACAGAGAGGAGCCTGAATGGTATAGTGAAATAGAATTGCTGCGTTGATTTAGTactttaaaatacatttcaaagtACTGCAGGAGCAGAGTAAATATCCAGAATTGCTAATGTCTCATAGAGCTTCAACGGGTATCCTCTGAGTGCCCCAAAGTGCAAATAGCAAGTGCATCCAACTAGTATATCCCTGgtttattaaataaacttacATGATTAACTTGCAACGGATGTGACAGTATGACGATGGAAGCAAGCAAACACTATAAGACATCTCACAAATACCATTCATACATGTAAATAAACATTACGAATCTGTCATCGGGAAATCAATCATTTAGTTCAAACCTCGTTAGGCAACTCGTTGGCCTATTTACTGTGTTATGTATAATAACCATCATGAGCAATTTGTCATATCATACTGCTGAATGGAGGATTCCTTACTAACAACTATAAGGTAATAGGTAATTCAGGTTACATCAGTTTATGCATGAAGATGATTGTACACTAGAACAGTGCAAGAAAATAGCAGGAACAGCTTAATAATTACGCTCTTCAGAAGTTCCTGAAAACACCCAGAAAATCTTGCCACAAAGTTTATAATATCATGCCACAGAAATAGAGGACAGAACTCAACGGCCACGACCACGGCCACGTCCACGACCCCTTCCCCGTCCTCGGCCCAAAGGTTTCCCTGGaagagtaataaaaaaaatatgctaaCATTAAAACCGGAGGAACCCGGCAAGAAACAATTAGAATGTACTGAGTATGGATAAAAAATTTGTAGTCAAACCAGACATTACCAGCAGTTGGCTTCTTGGGTTTGATCTTAGGTGTCTCTTCCACAAGCAAGGTTTCGAGATTCAAGCTGTCAGGAAGAATATAGTATCGTATGTTGTTACCCCTCACACTGAGATGATCCAGAGTCACTGGATTTTTCCCTTTCAGTGTTAGTTTAACTGTTTTCAAATGAGTGTTCATACTGATATCAACACCTGTTGCAAAAGTCTTAAAAATCAGTATCTCAAAGTTGTATTTTTGGGCAAGAGACAACTATTGGTGGAGTTATACCAGGAAGTAGCAAGATATGTTTACAGTAAGAAGAAGGACTCACTACACCCAAAATTCATAAACGATGTACTTCATGTTCACTCATATCTACAAATGCGGGCGAAGGGAGACGCTTATTCATGACATGCCGAATATCACATCCATGTGACTGGATCAAACCCAATAAGATGGGTACCAAGTACAAAATTTAACGGAAGAGGATGCATTAATTTAAATCAGACAATTAAATGTCATAGGACACTTGTTACTACttgaaaataattcatattctCTCCAGTCTGAATTGAGGAAGAGATTACTATAATCAACTAAAAGCACAAGGTAAGCCTAGCTTATTAGTTTGACTATCAGGAAAGTTTCTCCAAAATGCAAATTCCAAGAATATACAGAGCCCCCTGAAAAGATAAATTTGGGAGTGAGAATTATGCTTAGAAGACAGGTGATTGAGGTCTCGAGATTTTCCACAACAGGATCATTTCCCCGCaattattccaaaaaaaaaaaagacttaataCAAGAAACAACCATCATCCAAGACCCCAGAGGCAACATGTCTCAAACCGCTGTACGAGCTAGAAGGAATTGCAGTTCCTCATGTTATCATCCAACACAACATATCACAGTCTAAATTATACTCCAAATCAACCACACAATCAACTACTCTGTACAGGAAACATAAGTAATTATTCAGCCACAAATGAACGGAAGCAAATTCCCAGTCCTCTCCACTTACAGGTTAAGAAAAATCTCCCACCCAACCCTATAAGAGGGTCATCTCAGTACCAGACCGAAGAAAATGCACTAAAATTTTCTACGTCGTCTAACTCAATGAACCAAAATTGGAAAAAGCCGAAGGTAGTGAAATAAAATGAAGGTGGACAAACAGGTTTGAATGAGTACAATCCAATCAGTAATCAATCACAGAGAACCCGAGCAAATAATTAAATGCCTCATTCAAATTAGAAACTAACAAACCCCCTCTTCCAATACAGCTCTAGTATGTTGTTTGCAAATGGTTTTACACTTCTAGTACACAAGTGAGTCAGGAAGTCTAGTTcagtattaaaatttatgttattagTAAACGACTGTACAACTCTAGTAcactgcaaaaagaaaaaaaaaatcgaggAAGAAAATGAACCTGTAATGGTTCCATGAACAACAGTGCCATTCTTGAGCTCAATGGATACGGTTTCATTGTTCAACTTCATTAAAAACCTGTTCAAACAGTGTTCACATATAATTAGGCTTTGATCCCAGAAAATGAAATCGACAATAGCACAATAAAACAGATAAATTGACCAACGCAACCAAGAGAGAGGGAAAAGAGACCTAACGAGCTTCATGACGAATCGGAGAGTAATACTCTGTTTGCTTCGCTATTCTACTTCTGTCAACCAACATAGGGGAAAAAAGTGTGAATTgagcaaataataataataataatgcagAAACTTAGAATGCTGAATCTATTCAATTCAGAGAAAACGAAAGAAGGATCTAACGGAGGAGTTTACGGTGACTTACCTTCAGCGACGGCCACCACGACGGCAGCCAGGGTTTTAGGGCAAAAATTGGAGAGAAAGCGAGAGCGGGGTGAAGAAGCGGTTCTTTTGTAAGGGCTTAAGGGATAATTTcgtgattttgaattttgaatttccaaacaaaataacgaaagtaataataatattataaatttcaagaAATCAATTGGAATTAATTCTCTATctgcatattttttattttgtcttacaTGGCTGAATTTGCATGCAACTTTGGCTTGTTAGTTTTCAATGTATTTGCTATATATAtctatctattaaaaaaaatttcttaaaaatcaaaattttgttttttaatttgattaaaacaatatgtatattttttattatatgcatATTGCCATTGCTTCACACGTTCATTAAATTCTCTAATCTAttgaataaatttcaaaataaaaaacctacATTACTTTTGACtacgaaaaatagaaaaaaaaaagaaaagcaaaatataataaaaatttattttattaccaaaagatcaaattttaatttttgtttacttcAATGGTTGATACCTATTTTTTGTTAATGTAGATCAATAATTAGTTTAGTAATGAAGGTTATTAACTGATTTTAACTCTATCaataacaacaattatttattgTAGATATAAAAGTCCTAAAAATtgtaaagagataaaaaaaaactttctattttaataaggacaaataaatgtattttattctAACATAATTTATCATCAATTTCCGCTCCATCAATACAATAATACgttcataattttataacactaaaaaatatttaaaacagtaaaaaagaaacacatatttatcaccaaaataattttaaaatacaagcTTGTACGGATCATTCATAGTCACCAAAACAACGGGACCAAATGTGAAACCCATAAGACTCCTTCTTTTTGAAGTTCCGTATTTCTTTCATACACTCCCAAGATTTAAAAAGTCTGTAATACccctgtattttttttatttcagtctTAATCTCTCTCATAAACTTGGCtttaagatattataaatagaaatt
Coding sequences within:
- the LOC106759110 gene encoding glutaredoxin-C1-like is translated as MPPLPTFLIQLYFKHLIPFLTRIMHYQVEPAAAAWNYLIRVRTMEEDQMERVVRLASQSAVVIFSVSSCCMCHAMKRLFCGMGVNPTVHELDQDPKGKDMERALMRLLGNGINTTAAVVPVVFIGGKLVGSMDRVLAFHISGTLVPLLKQAGALWL
- the LOC106758059 gene encoding triphosphate tunel metalloenzyme 3, with product MEVEIKLRLPDSATHQKLSNLLAPFHTKTLIQENIFFDGRNKELTSNLAVLRIRFYNLEQCVLSLKAKPVISAGISRMEEHEEPFDAALGRACIAEPWRLLSVDSSTVLKRVRDEYGVGENGVVCLGGFRNVRAVHEWEGLKLELDETNYDFGTSYELECESADPESHKKLLEEFLQENGISYSYSEVSKFAVFQSRKLPEF
- the LOC106758060 gene encoding small nuclear ribonucleoprotein SmD1a → MKLVRFLMKLNNETVSIELKNGTVVHGTITGVDISMNTHLKTVKLTLKGKNPVTLDHLSVRGNNIRYYILPDSLNLETLLVEETPKIKPKKPTAGKPLGRGRGRGRGRGRGRGR